A genomic region of Arvicola amphibius chromosome 7, mArvAmp1.2, whole genome shotgun sequence contains the following coding sequences:
- the Dapl1 gene encoding death-associated protein-like 1, translated as MANDVQDPLSPLKGRHAPAVKAGGMRISKKQEMGVLERHTKKTGLEKTSAIPNAAKIQMLDALNDTLDKLNHKFPAAVHTAHQKPTPALEKATPLKRTYIIQQPRK; from the exons ATGGCAAACGACGTGCAAGACCCGCTGTCCCCGCTGAAAGGACGGCACGCTCCTGCAG TGAAAGCTGGAGGGATGCGGATTTCCAAGAAACAAGAGATGGGCGTTTTGGAAAGACACACCAAAAAAACGGGACTAGAGAAAACAAG CGCCATCCCAAACGCTGCCAAAATCCAGATGCTGGATGCTCTGAACGACACGCTGGACAAG CTCAACCATAAATTTCCAGCAGCAGTCCACACAGCACATCAAAAGCCCACACCTGCCCTGGAAAAGGCCACTCCCTTGAAGCGGACCTATATTATCCAGCAGCCTCGAAAGTGA